The genomic DNA TTTGATCTGGTGCGCGAGGCCGGTTTTGACTGTTATCGGTTCTCAACCAGCTGGGCGCGTGTCATGCCGGAAGGTCGCGGCCAGATCAATCAAGCCGGGCTGGATTACTATGACCGGCTGGCAGACGCGCTGCTGGCCCGCGGAATCCGCCCGTGTGTGACGCTGTATCACTGGGAACTGCCCTCCGCTCTTGCGGATCAGGGGGGCTGGTGCAACCGAGACATCGCGGGATGGTTCGCAGACTTCACCGAAATCATCATGGGCCGCATCGGTGACAGGATGTTCAGTGCGGCCCCAATCAACGAGCCATGGTGTGTCAGTTGGCTCAGCCATTTCGAGGGCCATCATGCGCCCGGTTTGCGCGATATTCGCGCCACGGCCCGCGCAATGCATCACGTTTTGCTTGCTCATGGACGCGCCATTCAAGCCATGCGCAGCCTTGGCATGAGCAACCTTGGTGCGGTGTTCAACCTTGAATGGGCAGAACCCGCCGATGAGAGCGTCGAAGCGCGACTTGCAGCGGACCGGTATGACGCGATTTACAATCGGTTCTTTCTTGGTGGTGTATTCAGGAAAGAGTATCCTAAATTGGTACTGGACGGCCTTGAACCGCACTTGCCCTCTGGCTGGCAGGATGATTTCGAGACAATTGGCACACCGGTCGATTGGTGCGGATTGAACTACTACACGCGAAAGCTGATTGCCTCGAACGATTCCGCATGGCCCAGCTTGACGGATGTTCCAGGACCATTGCCAAAAACGCAAATGGGTTGGGAAATAGACCCTTCTGCCCTAAACCGTTTCCTGGTTCGCACACAGAAGGACTATACGGGCGGGCTACCAATCTATATCACCGAAAACGGAATGGCGAGCGCAGAGCGCGTGCGGGATGAGGACCGTATCGAATATCTTGATACACACCTTGCAGCCGTGCAGGACGCTTTGGCACAAGGTGTTCCGGTTAAAGGCTATTTTGTCTGGTCTCTGCTGGACAATTACGAATGGGCCTTCGGATACGAGAAAAGGTTTGGACTGGTGGACGTGGATTTTGAAACTCTGGAAAGAACGCCCAAAGCGTCGTTCGTGGCGCTTACATCCGCCCTTTCAGAGGGGCAGAACGTCTCTCAGCCGTTAGCGCAACCATCCGGATCTGTGCATGAGCACTGGAATTTGGTTGCGGACATCGGTGGAACAAATACACGTCTGGGCGTTGTGACAAACGGCGAACTGACAGACCTGCGCAAGCACCCAACGGGAACTCTGGATGATCTGCTGAACGCATTTCACGCTTTGCGCGATGAGGTTGGCACAAATCCTCAGGCGGTTGTTGCCGCCGGGGCTGGTCCTGTCAGAGACGGCGTCATCCGCCTTACAAACGCCAATTTGGACTTGTCCGAGTTGGAACTGGCGCAGGCGACCGGGGCGGAACATACTTTTGTTATCAATGACTTTACGGCCGCGGCATGGTCAGTTGCTGACGTCACACAGAACGAAGTTTCGGTTTTGCAAGGTCAGGCGAAACCACCAGCAGGCACGCGTTTGGTGGTTGGCCCCGGCACCGGACTTGGCGTCGGAGCATTGCTTTTTTCCGAAGGTCACTATCACACAGTTTCCGGCGAAGGTGGGCATGTTGGGCTGTACCCGCGTCACCGGGACGAGGTCGACGTCTTTGAAGCCGCCCGTCACATTGCTCCTGACTGTTTCTTTGGCGATAGCCTTGCTTTGGAAGCAGAGATGTTTCTGAGCGGAACTGGCCTTCCTATCCTGTATCAGGCCGTTGGGTTGGCAGCGGGCACCGGGCGGTCGTCTTTTCGTTCCGCCAAAGACATTTTGACCGAAGCCCGCGATGCTTCGGACCCCATCGCAGTCAAAACTGCGCAGATGTTCACAACGCATCTGGGCGCGCTTATGGGTGATATGGCTGTCACGCTTATGCCTGCTGGTGGAGTGTTTCTTGTCGGCGGGGTCGCCGAGAAAAACCGCTGGCTGTTTGATCAGGATTTCAAGGACGCATTCAATGGCGGCGGGCGGTTCAGCGAGCTTCGTAAATCCTTGAACCTTTACGTCTCAGAACAGGCCGAGTTCGGCATCATCGGGGCGAACAATTTTTGCAAAAACGCACTAAAGCGATGAACGACTTGTGCGCTTGAGGCTCTGGGAGAGGACGTTGGAATGATCCTGTGCTGTGGGGAAGCCCTGATTGACATGATTGCCGAGCCGACAGTGTCCGGCGCACGCGGCTTTGTGCCCCATACGGGTGGCGCGATCCTGAATACCGCTGTTGCCATGGGGCGCTTGGGTGAGTCCGTGGGAATGTTGACCGGTGTCTCCACGGATATGTTTGGTCAACAGCTGATCAACGCGTTAAAGGCAAGCCACGTTGACGTTTCGCATGTAATTGTCTCGGATCGTCCCACTACACTTGCGTTTGTACAACTTGAAGATGGGCACGCAACCTACAGTTTCGTTGATGAAAACACGGCTGGCCGTATGTTGGCACCTGAAGATATGCCAGACCAACTCCCTGCCATCTCGGCATTGTATCTTGGGGGTATAAGCTTGGCGTGTGAGCCATGTGCAGATGCCTATGCATCTTTGTTGGCTCAACACGGAAACGACCGCCCTGTCATGTTGGATCCCAACATTCGTCCGGGTTTTATTCAGGATCAAACCCGCTTTCGAACGCGTTTGAACCGCATGATCGCGCAGTCCGATATCGTGAAAGTGTCGGACGAGGATCTGGACTGGATCATTCCCGGTGCGGAACCCGAAGCAGTCAAAGCAGCCTTGCTGTTGCAAGCCGGACCATCAGCGCTGATCGTGACCCGGGGCGGCGATGGCGCAAACGGGTATCTGGCGGATGGATCGCAAGTGACGGTGCCGGTAAAACCGGTGCAGGTCGTGGATACGATCGGTGCGGGCGACACGTTCAATGCAGGTGTGCTCACTGGTCTCAGCCGCGCCGGGCATCTGACAAAACCTGCTGTACGCAACTTAACTGCCAACTCTTTGCGCGCGGCCATGGAACTGGGCGCCGAAGTTGCAGCTGTAACCGTATCTCGAGCTGGGGCGGAACCGCCTTGGGACCATGAGCTATAATTCTTGGAAAAAACAATGAAACGATCTGACATAAATCGCATCAAATCCGAAGCGCAGGCGTTCATCCAGTCCTTTGGCGGTGTACTGCCGCCTTTTGCAGACTGGTCACCCGAACAGATGCGCAGCCCAGTGGCGCAAACGATCCGCAGCCGCGGGTTGGGGTGGGACATCACCGACTACGCTCAGGGCCGGTTTGATGAACTGGGCCTGTTTCTTTTCACGCTGCGCAACGGCGAAGTGAATGATTTGCAGTCTGGGCGCGGGATGCTTTACGCAGAAAAATTGCTGATTTCGAAAGACAAACAACTGTCTCCGATGCATCGCCACATCATCAAGGCAGAGGACATCATCAACCGTGGCGGCGGCGATCTGGTGATGGAGATTTATGCATCGGACCCAGAAGGTGGCATCGACCGGCATACGCCTGTCACAGTGCCCAGCGATGCCTGCCCTGTTACGTTGCAACCAGGTGAGCATCTACGCCTGAAACCAGGGCAAAGCGTAACCCTGATGCCCGGAGTTTGGCACGCGTTCTGGGCCGAGCACGGTGATTGCCTTATCGGCGAGGTTTCGACTGTGAATGATGATCGAACGGATAATGTGTTCGAAGATCCGATCCCTCGATTTTCAAAGATTGAGGAAGATGCCGCGCCAGATTTCCTATTGGTTTCCGACTACTGACGTAAACCGGGTTGACAATAACCGACAGACAACTGGGCTGAGCCCAAGTGATTTCGTCAAACGCCACTCATTCTCTTGCTTGACAAGTCCAGCACCACGAGACTAGCTGAGCGGGATGGTTCCGTAAGGGATGAAAATGGGAATACGGTGCGGCACAGTTTTTTTGCCAAGTCCGTGACTGCCCCCGCAACTGTAAGCGGAGAGCGACGCCATTACGCCACTGACCCCGAAAGGGTTGGGAAGGTGGGCCGAGCCTTGACCCGCAAGTCAGGAGACCTGCCATCCGATGTTCAACCAACCCGGGGCGGGGCGTCCTGGAAGGAGGCTTTGATGGCACGTTTTTCGCGTGTTTACATTGGTAGCACCTTCTGTCCGCGCTTGGTTTCAAGCGGAGCGGACAGTGTTAAAGGTGACTGACAGAAATAAGCTCTTCTTCAATACCTACTGCGCTGAGGCATCCCGCGGTGCCGTTAATTCAATGCCACGTTACGTTATAACATTGCATATCAATCCAACCCGCAGTAAGCGCTACATGCAATGACGAAAATCGCTGATCATTTCATTCTTGTGTGTGCGACCTGCACAGGTGCCATGTCCACCGATCAAGTGACTGGCGCACTGGCGCAAACATTGCCCGAAGGATTTGCAATTCGAACAGTTGATTGCATGGCAGGTTGTTCCCGACCAACCACCATTGGCCTTCAGGCACCGGGCAAGGCGCAGTATCTGTTTGGAGACATCGACACGGAATTGGATCTGGACGCAGTGGTGGAATTCGCCGGACAATACCGCCTTAGTTCCGATGGCTGGACAAGTGCAACCGAACGCCCGCCCGCGTTATTCACCAAGACCTTGTCCCGAATACCCGCCCTGCCAACCGAGAGGGTGTCATGAGTTTTCTGTCGGTCGAGGGTCTCGAATATTACGCTTTGAACGGCGATGTCCTTTTGCAGGACGTGTCCTTCGGCTTGGAGGAGGGCTCGATTCTGGCAATTGCGGGTCCGAATGGCGCGGGAAAAACAACACTGCTCAAGTTGCTTTGCGGAATAGAACGTATTGCACTGGGTGATGTGCTTATAAGAGGCAAAAGCTTGCGCACCTTGTCCGCGCATGAGCGTGCCCGAACCATCGCGGTCGTAGGCCAGCAAGAAATGCCAGACGGTCGGTTGCGTTTGCGAGACTATGTTGCGCTTGGGCAAATCCCGATTCAGGCGGATAAATCGGCAACCGAGCACAAGGTAGATCTTGATCGAGTTCTGGAAACAACCGGATTGTCTCATCTTTCCCGCAAGCCGATGAGCCAGCTATCGGGTGGCGAGCGACAGCGCGCTCACATCGCGCGCGCTTTGGCACAAAACCCATCCCTGTTGTTTCTGGACGAACCGACCAATCACCTGGATCCAGACGCCAAGGGGCACATGTTGTCCTTGGTGGCCGAGCTGGGCGTCACGGTGGTCATGATCGTCCATGATCTGGTCATGATCCCGGAATTCGCCACGCATGTGGCCTTGATGAAATCCACACGCCTGACGGGTTATGGGCCCGTCAGCGACGTGCTGACCTCAGAACGTGTTCGCGACACCTTTGGTGTGGATTATCTGTGCTTTCAGCATGAGGGCCGCATAATCCCAGCGCTGGATATTCGAAAACGAAAACTGTCATCATAACAGGAGCTTACAATGATGCAGAAACTTTGGCCTGTGGCTCTGTTCACTGGCCTGGCAAGCGGCGCGGTCGCAGAAGCCATCACAGTGGACAATTGCGGCGAACCGCTGGTTTTTGAAACCGCGCCCGAACGGATCGTTGTCCACGACATGAACATGACCGACATGGCGTTCGCATTGGGCCTGCAAGACAAGATCGTGGGCCTGACCGGCATCACGGGCTGGTACAAGACGAGCCCTGATTTTGATGCACAGCGCGGTGATATCCCAGAGCTTGCACCAAAATACCCTACTGTTGAGAACCTCATCGCAGTAGAACCCGACATGTTCTTTGCAGGGTGGTATTACGGTATGCAGCCGGGTGGCGAGGTTACTCCGGACACCCTTTCGCCCTTTGGCATCAAGACCATGGTTCTGACCGAAAGCTGCGTACATCTGAGCAAAGATCGCCCAGAGGCCAGTATGGACCTGCTGTTTGGCGACGTTCTGCGTTTGGGTCAGGTCATGGGCGTCGAAGCCAAGGCGCAAGAGCTTGTCTCGGGCTGGAAAGACCAACTGGCCGCTATCGAAGCCAAAACAGCTGATCTGCCCAAACCACGTGTCTTCCTGTTGGACGGGCCGGCAGATGCGCCGTTTACCGCTGGTAAGTTTGCGATACCGGACGCGATGATCGCCGCAGCAGGCGGAGAGAATGTGACCCATGACATGGACACCAGCTGGGGTCGTACGTCGTGGGAAACCGTGGCTGCTGCAAACCCGGAATTCCTGGTTCTGCTGGACTATCAGACAGGAAACGGTGCAGAAGATACCTTCCAGTTCCTGAAAGATCATCCCGTCATGTCTCAAACCGATGCAGTCAAGAACGAGCGCTGGATCGGCCTGCGCTACGAAGAGCTGACACCCGGCCCGGCAAACATTGAGGCCATCGAAAAGATGGTCAAGGCAATGCACCCGGAGACCAACTGATATGGCCCATTTGGGCCGTTCGATCTTGCTGGGGGCGATCGTTCTGATCGCCCTTTTGCTGCTGTCCATCGTTTATGGAACAACAAATATTCCTGTGCGGGACGTGGTCGCCGCGATTGGTCTAGGAACAGGCCTGATCGATGGCGACATGTCCCCGCTTCACCGGATCGTTTTCGACTTGCGCCTTCCCCGCGCCTTGTTTGCCGCGGTCATCGGGGCAGGATTGGGGGTTGTTGGTGTGGTTTTGCAAACAACCACGCGCAACGATCTTGCCGATCCATTCTTGTTTGGCCTGTCCTCGGGCGCGGCTGCCGGGGCGGTGTTGGTGATCACCGTCACGGGTGATGTACTGGGCATTTGGACCCTGCCCTTGGCGGCATTTTGCGGAGGCTTGATTGCTTCGGGCATTGTTCTGGCACTGGTTCAGGGCCTGCGCACAAGTGCGCCGGAAAAACTGA from Ruegeria sp. HKCCD4315 includes the following:
- a CDS encoding ROK family protein: MHEHWNLVADIGGTNTRLGVVTNGELTDLRKHPTGTLDDLLNAFHALRDEVGTNPQAVVAAGAGPVRDGVIRLTNANLDLSELELAQATGAEHTFVINDFTAAAWSVADVTQNEVSVLQGQAKPPAGTRLVVGPGTGLGVGALLFSEGHYHTVSGEGGHVGLYPRHRDEVDVFEAARHIAPDCFFGDSLALEAEMFLSGTGLPILYQAVGLAAGTGRSSFRSAKDILTEARDASDPIAVKTAQMFTTHLGALMGDMAVTLMPAGGVFLVGGVAEKNRWLFDQDFKDAFNGGGRFSELRKSLNLYVSEQAEFGIIGANNFCKNALKR
- a CDS encoding carbohydrate kinase, with translation MILCCGEALIDMIAEPTVSGARGFVPHTGGAILNTAVAMGRLGESVGMLTGVSTDMFGQQLINALKASHVDVSHVIVSDRPTTLAFVQLEDGHATYSFVDENTAGRMLAPEDMPDQLPAISALYLGGISLACEPCADAYASLLAQHGNDRPVMLDPNIRPGFIQDQTRFRTRLNRMIAQSDIVKVSDEDLDWIIPGAEPEAVKAALLLQAGPSALIVTRGGDGANGYLADGSQVTVPVKPVQVVDTIGAGDTFNAGVLTGLSRAGHLTKPAVRNLTANSLRAAMELGAEVAAVTVSRAGAEPPWDHEL
- a CDS encoding D-lyxose/D-mannose family sugar isomerase, with amino-acid sequence MKRSDINRIKSEAQAFIQSFGGVLPPFADWSPEQMRSPVAQTIRSRGLGWDITDYAQGRFDELGLFLFTLRNGEVNDLQSGRGMLYAEKLLISKDKQLSPMHRHIIKAEDIINRGGGDLVMEIYASDPEGGIDRHTPVTVPSDACPVTLQPGEHLRLKPGQSVTLMPGVWHAFWAEHGDCLIGEVSTVNDDRTDNVFEDPIPRFSKIEEDAAPDFLLVSDY
- a CDS encoding DUF1636 domain-containing protein, with the translated sequence MTKIADHFILVCATCTGAMSTDQVTGALAQTLPEGFAIRTVDCMAGCSRPTTIGLQAPGKAQYLFGDIDTELDLDAVVEFAGQYRLSSDGWTSATERPPALFTKTLSRIPALPTERVS
- a CDS encoding ABC transporter ATP-binding protein, producing the protein MSFLSVEGLEYYALNGDVLLQDVSFGLEEGSILAIAGPNGAGKTTLLKLLCGIERIALGDVLIRGKSLRTLSAHERARTIAVVGQQEMPDGRLRLRDYVALGQIPIQADKSATEHKVDLDRVLETTGLSHLSRKPMSQLSGGERQRAHIARALAQNPSLLFLDEPTNHLDPDAKGHMLSLVAELGVTVVMIVHDLVMIPEFATHVALMKSTRLTGYGPVSDVLTSERVRDTFGVDYLCFQHEGRIIPALDIRKRKLSS
- a CDS encoding ABC transporter substrate-binding protein, which codes for MMQKLWPVALFTGLASGAVAEAITVDNCGEPLVFETAPERIVVHDMNMTDMAFALGLQDKIVGLTGITGWYKTSPDFDAQRGDIPELAPKYPTVENLIAVEPDMFFAGWYYGMQPGGEVTPDTLSPFGIKTMVLTESCVHLSKDRPEASMDLLFGDVLRLGQVMGVEAKAQELVSGWKDQLAAIEAKTADLPKPRVFLLDGPADAPFTAGKFAIPDAMIAAAGGENVTHDMDTSWGRTSWETVAAANPEFLVLLDYQTGNGAEDTFQFLKDHPVMSQTDAVKNERWIGLRYEELTPGPANIEAIEKMVKAMHPETN